Part of the Spinacia oleracea cultivar Varoflay chromosome 5, BTI_SOV_V1, whole genome shotgun sequence genome, CTCTCCCTCCCTTCCTTCCTTCCTCTCACATTCTCTCCCCTCCCTCAAAATGGCTTCCCCCGCCGCCCGCCCCCACCGCACAACCCAACTCACAACCACAACTCCACCACCACACACCACCTTCCTCCACCGCTTCCAAGAAACCTCCCCATCCACCCAACTAATCGGATTCCTCACCCTAGCTATCACTAGTGGCATCCTCCTCCTCCTAGCTGGTTTCACTGTCACCGCCTTCATCCTCGGTTTCATCGTCTTTGCACCCATCATTGTTCTCTCCAGCCCCTTTTGGCTCCCTGTTTTCGTCCTCGTCGTCGTCCCCCTCCTAGGATTCTTTTGCTTTTGCGGCTTCGGTATCGCCACCGTAGCCGCTTTGTCGTGGGTGTATCGATACTCCCGAGGTCTCCACCCGCCCGGATCAGACCGGTTTGATTATGCAAGGAACCGGATTGCTTCTACCGCTCGAGAGGTAAAAGATTATGCAAGGGAGTATGGTGGGTATCTTCATAGTAAGGTTAAAGATGTTGCTCCTGGGGCTTGAACCCGGGTTCGATCGGATCCCCTTAATCGGAAAACGAAAGGGtgatcaaatattcaaattagttataatgcaattaattaactcggttttttttggttttgataTGTTTTTCCACTTTTAGCTAGCTAGCTAGTTGATTGTactatgttgtttggttttTGATATGTATACATAAAATGCGTTTTGTACGTATGTTAAGATTACTGATTTCATACAtgcatatttttttaatttcaaaaaGGATTTATTCAAGTCTAGATCCCATGCAATGGAGACTATGGAGTGTCATCATCATGTGGAGAATTAAGAAGATGGGAGTAGGTGTGCATCTCATCTAAATGGAATTCTCTCTTTCAATATATTATACTACGTACGAATTAAGTGAGAATCTATCTTAGTTCATTAGCCAAGAGACAATGAGTCTATAATTACAAATGGGAAGATCTCCAGTGACGGTGAATCTCCCATCCTAGTGAGGTGATGTACTACAAATTTGGCCTTGCTTTTCACCtgagattaattaatttgactTAAACCAAATGCTGAATTATAAAATATCACCCAACACCGAGTCAAGATCAAAAATAAGTTGGCGATTGATCAACATTTGGCAGTCTGATTCTACAGTAACTTCTTAGAACCCGTACCTTCGACCCAACTTAACAGCAGCGATGGCTTTTGCTCAGCCACTTCCGGCGGTCAGTGAGCCTTGAATTTGAACACACCTTAGGGGAGGAGCAGGAGCATTCCATTTACATGAGATGCACACCTGACGCATAGATGGTCTTGAATAAGTTACTAACTGAGACATTTTTAATTGGAGAAATCATTGATGAATTGCATTAAAATTAGTGAAACCTGGGACAACTTGAAGGCTGCTCGTCTTACGGTAATGCTACAGTTCCTCCCCCCAACATTTTCTTCCCCATCCCACAAATCCAACTCTTCTCAATGCCAAAGATTCAGTTCCTCAAGGAAAGAGAGATGCTGCAGAGCGCCAGATATGTTTTTCAATTTTCCACATTCACTGATTACAAGTTTTCTAAGATAGGTTGGGGACTTGGTGCTCAGACTGATCAACTGGTCATCCTTTGATAGTTAACGAGTCCAGTAAAGAATGATTGATTGTAAATGATTCTTGGCCCTGGATTGCTTCAATGTTCAGCTTCTTCAATGTTGAATTAGTCGATGAAGTAGGTTCtgactagacctggttattggacagggtagtccaatgggtATAAGGGTCGGGCCAATTTTAAAAGGGTCTTGACCCTTAACCTTATTATTGGACAGGGTCTTTATAGGGTATTTTCTTATAGGGCTTTTATAGGGTTTTCTTAAAAGCCCAATAACTTTACacaaaaaatataaggggcaAGAAAAATACCCATGTTGCCTAAAAAATCatagaaattaaatttaaaaagttccaaaaaaaaagtacccaacgttttttctctctcctcctcctccataCGCGATCCTATCTCAGTATAATTAGGTTAAATCGCCCTAAAATAATTaggttggatttggatttgctAAAATTACTGGGTTTACTTTGTCTACTATTGTCGTTCTCTTGCTAAGGATTTTTGTTTGTAATGCTGGAGAATACATATAATTTCATTTCCATATAAATTTAGTTTGTTTAATTCATTGTCTATTTTGATGAAGTAGGTTTGATTGGAATTTTTTTGTTGACTTTGTTCTTGGATGATTTGATGAGGTGCTGTGAAATTTGTTTTTGCTGCTTCTATCAGCCATTTTTGTTGCCACTTATGAAATAGTAAGGTCCTGATTTACTTGAACTCTGTGTGACCATCAATGTACTTTGCAATTGGTTAAGTTGCGGTGCAGCTGCTGTAATCTTAGCAGAAGAAAATAAAGCATTTTTGGGCTTTCATCTACATGCATCCCATCAACTACAGCTGCCTGCTTGAAACGCTTTCTTATTGTGGTCCATGTTTTTAAATAATCTACTGAGCTGCGAAGTATATGAACTTTTCAATTCATTCGATGTGTAATTATAATTGTCagaggaccaactcaaccaaaagcttaagctgatggttgaagccccaagattagttttatactctatcacgcccCCTCACATGAAAGCCCTTTGGGCTTGAAGTGTAGATGCAACATAGGCATCCTCATACCTAGCGCGAAATATTCCGCTTTGAAAGGAGGGGTGGATGAGATTTGAACCCGTGACCTTTGCGTcacgttggctctgataccatgtcagaggaccaactcaaccaaaaactTAAGCTGATGAttgaagccccaagattagttttatactctatcaataatcaataatgatTTCAAAATGCCTAAAATATGTACTCTGTAGTAGATATTTGCTTTGAAATATATTTACTGAGATTACATTTTTTGTCACAGAGACCAACAACTTGTTGGAGGAGAAGTTACAACTGGTAACTTGTGGTTATGACCATGACCCGCTATAGACCCTATTAGCTTTTGGCTATGACCATGGCCCGACCCTGACCCTTATGACCCTAACCCGCCCTGACCCGTATGTATTTTTATAAGACCCGCAAATGACCCGACCCACTAATAACCCGCCCCGACccgtccaataaccaggtctagttcTGACACATTTGTTGGCAAATCTTCTGCATGCAGTAGATGTTTTAGCAGATTCTCGATCATGGATGTCATCGGCCTTCAATGACTCCAGTTTTGGCATATGAGGCACTGACATCAGTTTAGGGCAATGGTATATGCAGAGCTGAGAAAGAAGAGGGAAAAACTCCCACTTCCGCAAATAATGTGGCGTAAGTTATGTATTGTATGGTTGAACCATTTGAACAAAGTacctacttttttttattaaattgattAAATATACATCAAACGCATAAttaaaaatgacgttttctatATTTGTTAGATTGATtccaattatttttcaatttatttcatAAATTAGAAGATTTGTCTAGAAATAGTCCGAcattatatttatgttattcAAATTTCCACTCTTAAGATATTCAACCTACttttttaaagtttttttttttttttttgtgcgaatgagccacgagggcaatataaattacaaatgggggcggggagactcgaacctgagacctattgtacacaggccctcagtcttaaccactaggccaagacatcattggtactCTTTTTATGTTATccttatttatttgtatttatATTCCATTTATTTAATACAAATTTGCTATTTCCTTTGGTGTGAATGGTTATATATCCTTTTATGGctagtttgattttttttttcttgcctgATTGAAGTTGTGAGTTGATTACTTGCCTTTTGAGTGGGTGTGATGTGACAATTGACGTGGCATATATAGGAATGGAGCATTGGGGGTTTGCTCATCTCTCATTAACCatcactttgctttaattaTACCTCAAGTCTTATATGAGACCAGCCACACcgtcaacttgatggtgtgacatgttcacacttataaataaacCCAACGCGTTTAAAGgcataaaataaagtaacatcggcatagaaaataaagtaacatcgatcagtatagaaaataaagtaacatcaacatagaaaataaagtaacatcagtatATACAAAGAAACTCTAAcatatagaaaataaagtaacatcaacatagaaaataaagtaacattaGTATATACAAATaaactctaacatgaaattgaagaaaacgcaataaaacaaaaaaaagtaacCGCGAGTACAAGGTATAAGTAACATCAGCATAGAAATTGAAATAACACCAatttatacaaggaacctctaacataaaattgaaaaaaaatgcaataactaaaagtaacatcAGCATAAAAGGTCAAGTAACACCAATCTATTCAAGGAACCtcgaacatgaaattcaagaaaatgtAGTAAACACAAGAAAATAACAGTGAATACAACGTACAAGTAACATCatcatatattatatactaacatttgttttcatatactataaataaaatagggtcaaagtgaattaggtgaacctcaagtcttatatgagaccagtcacaccatcaacttgatggtgtgacatgttcacacttataaataaacCCAACGCGTTAAAGgcataaaataaagtaacatcggcatagaaaataaagtaacatcagtatagaaaataaagtaacatcaacatagaaaataaagtaacatcagtatATACAAAGAAACTCTAAcatatagaaaataaagtaacatcaacatagaaaataaagtaacatcaggATATACAAAGaaactctaacatgaaattgaagaaaacgcaataaaacaaaaaaagtaacCTCGAATACAAGGTATAAGTAACATCAGCATAGTAATTcaaataacactagtttatgcaaggaacctctaacatgaaattgaagaaaatgcaataactaaaagtaacatcaacataaaagatcaagtaacaccagtctaaACAAGGAATCtcgaacatgaaattcaagaaaatgtagtaaacacaagaaaataacagcgaatacaacgtacaagtaacatcatcacagaaagtcaagtaacactagtctatacaaggaaccttctacatgaaactgcaataaaataagaaaaataacgacgaatacaatgtataagtaacaccaacatagagTATCAAGTAACGCTCGTCTATACAagcaacctctaacatgaaattcaagaaactgcattaaaacaaaaaaagtaacggcgaatacaatgtataagtaacaccagcatagaagTCAAGTAACACTCTTCTATAACTTTCTCCATATTAGTTGTgcgcgtcacaccatcaagagGTGTGACTGGTCACACATGAGACACACTGTTAATTATATAGATTAAGCTTTGTTCTGTTCACTtattccacttatttcaggaaaaataagttcagagaaGTACAGTAAAGTTCacataagataagttcaggaaaaataaggatttatcaagtacaatttataactaaaataagtccCTGTCTATTTCACCTTATTTCATgatcttattacttatttcagatttaatcaggtcatatcagatcagaaaaaataagttcagatcatatCATAAAAAAAACTTCAAATGAGATGAGATcataccagatcagatcagattattattattattattattattattattattattattattattattattattattattattattttattactattatttttttagtaaaaaagaatgttgttgtcggtgcaattaaaatctattatttaaggcataacaaaacattcaaattcatcatgtccaaatGAAAACCATTAAGTCtagatcagaaacgatatgatcagatcatatccatatcagaattgatttATACAGATCAGAACCATAATATATCCAGACTAGAACCGGTATGATAagataatatccagatcataactgatctgtacatatcatgtccaaatcatgtTCAGATATGCAAAGATattgtctagatcagaaccgatccttacaaatcatgtccagtcCTTAAAGAatcaatatgttcagatcataACCGgtttgtacatatcatgtccaaatcagaatcgatatgtccagattagaactgCTCTGGTcgtctagatatcgactctgtacagattatgttcaaatcagaattgatctgcagAGATAATGTTCatattagaattgatttgtacagatcatgtccagatcagaactggtatgTAAAGATCATGACCAAATCATAACTGATCTATATAGATCATGTTCAGATCCAAACTGacctgtacaaatcatgtccagatcagaatggATATGTATATATCATGTCTAAATCAGAATTGATATACacaaatcatgtccaaatcagaaccaATATGTCCAGACTCCATATCAGAACCCATACGTGTAGATCAGAACACATATATCCGGatcgatctatctagatcatgtataACTCTGTACTTTTTGTtcaagatcatgtccatatc contains:
- the LOC110789473 gene encoding oleosin G, whose product is MASPAARPHRTTQLTTTTPPPHTTFLHRFQETSPSTQLIGFLTLAITSGILLLLAGFTVTAFILGFIVFAPIIVLSSPFWLPVFVLVVVPLLGFFCFCGFGIATVAALSWVYRYSRGLHPPGSDRFDYARNRIASTAREVKDYAREYGGYLHSKVKDVAPGA